The following are from one region of the Treponema denticola genome:
- a CDS encoding glycosyltransferase family 2 protein produces the protein MNRPLISLSVPVYGTESSLPALLDSILAQNLLLKNAVQKSGFFSNNKDTLPIEVLIVNDGSPGGDALPKILKPYKKKFKNLGITLTLLEHRKNLGLFEARRTAANAASGSYIFFADPDDTLPSDSLLVFYNGLLASGNGNLSDAADIIHGKMRLSVPQFDTADKKNAERFDAFSKSVQSIHSGFLSGNEVLENFLIKKEHSGFLCAKLFRTSLLQEVYAELPNIFCIMSEDLLLYFFVLLKKPSYYGIDSFVYNYINDTGISSAVQVTSLDRWEKICSASSVFTLIFSYIHEHPLDEKYIDELRIACNNQLKKIISKLKRDFTGCLQAEAYAILCDYWGEDYVKQIEKSMKDEEQK, from the coding sequence GTGAATAGGCCCCTTATAAGTCTTTCCGTTCCGGTTTACGGAACGGAAAGCTCTTTGCCTGCTCTTTTGGATAGTATTTTAGCTCAGAACCTGCTGCTTAAAAACGCCGTTCAAAAGAGCGGCTTTTTTTCGAATAATAAAGATACCTTGCCCATAGAAGTGCTCATCGTAAATGATGGAAGTCCTGGCGGTGATGCTTTACCTAAAATCCTTAAACCCTATAAAAAAAAGTTTAAAAACCTCGGTATTACTCTGACTCTTTTGGAACACCGCAAAAATCTGGGACTTTTTGAAGCTCGCAGAACGGCGGCAAATGCCGCTTCCGGTTCCTACATTTTCTTTGCTGACCCGGACGATACCCTGCCCAGCGATTCTCTTTTGGTCTTTTATAATGGACTGCTTGCTTCCGGCAACGGAAATCTTTCCGATGCAGCCGATATTATTCACGGCAAAATGCGGCTGTCAGTTCCTCAGTTCGATACGGCAGATAAAAAAAATGCGGAAAGATTCGACGCTTTTTCAAAAAGCGTGCAGTCGATACATTCGGGTTTTCTTTCGGGAAACGAAGTTCTTGAAAATTTTTTAATTAAAAAAGAACACTCAGGTTTTTTATGTGCTAAACTATTTCGTACCAGCCTTTTACAAGAGGTATATGCCGAACTTCCCAATATTTTTTGTATTATGTCCGAAGACCTCTTGTTGTATTTTTTTGTGCTTTTAAAAAAGCCCTCGTACTACGGCATCGATTCTTTTGTATATAATTATATTAACGATACGGGTATATCTTCAGCTGTTCAAGTTACAAGCCTCGATCGCTGGGAAAAAATCTGCTCCGCTTCCTCTGTCTTTACCCTTATTTTTTCCTATATTCATGAGCATCCCCTTGACGAAAAATATATAGATGAATTACGCATCGCCTGCAATAACCAGCTTAAAAAAATTATAAGCAAATTGAAGCGTGACTTTACCGGCTGTCTCCAAGCCGAAGCCTACGCAATCCTCTGCGATTACTGGGGCGAAGACTATGTAAAACAAATTGAAAAAAGCATGAAGGATGAAGAACAAAAGTAA
- a CDS encoding methylaspartate mutase subunit E — MRWKNKKIPEGEFMEMREEILQTWPTGKDVDLKESIDYLKKIPPEKNFAIKLEQADKEGITTAQPRAGVPLLDEHINLLQFLQDEGGADFLPSTIDAYTRQNRYEEGEAGIEASKKAGRSLMNGFPAVNWGVGPCRQVLEAVNLPLQARHGTPDARLLSEIIHAGGYTSNEGGGISYNVPYAKAVSIEHSIMCWQYADRLVGFYEENGVHLNREPFGPLTGTLVPPSVAIAVGVIEALLAAEQGVKSITVGYGMCGNMTQDVAAVISLREITKDYMKKFGYKDMCITTVFHQWMGGFPADESRAYGLISLGSTTAALSGATKVIVKTPHEAFGIPTKEANAGGIKATKMVLNLLKGQRYPDSRILAQEIELIKAETKCIMDRVYEIGGGDLVEGTIKAFEAGVIDIPFAPSQYNAGKVMPARDNDGCIRYLMPGNLPFTKDILDFNRGKLEERAKADKREVDFQMSVDDVYAVSSGVLVGRPAKR; from the coding sequence ATGAGATGGAAAAATAAAAAAATACCCGAAGGGGAGTTTATGGAGATGCGAGAAGAAATTCTCCAAACATGGCCCACGGGAAAGGATGTTGACTTAAAAGAGTCTATCGATTATTTAAAGAAGATCCCGCCTGAAAAAAACTTTGCAATCAAACTTGAACAAGCGGACAAAGAAGGTATAACTACGGCCCAGCCTCGTGCCGGTGTTCCCCTGTTGGATGAACACATTAATCTATTGCAGTTTTTACAGGATGAAGGAGGCGCCGACTTTTTGCCCAGCACAATTGACGCTTATACGCGTCAAAACCGATATGAAGAGGGTGAAGCCGGTATTGAAGCTTCAAAAAAGGCAGGCCGCTCTCTTATGAACGGTTTCCCTGCCGTAAACTGGGGTGTAGGCCCCTGCCGTCAGGTTTTGGAAGCCGTAAATCTTCCCTTACAGGCAAGACACGGAACCCCCGATGCCCGTCTTCTTTCAGAGATCATTCATGCCGGAGGTTATACCTCTAACGAAGGCGGAGGTATAAGCTACAATGTTCCCTATGCAAAGGCCGTTTCAATTGAACACAGTATAATGTGTTGGCAATATGCCGACCGCCTCGTAGGATTTTATGAAGAAAACGGAGTCCACCTTAACAGAGAACCTTTCGGTCCCCTTACAGGAACCCTCGTTCCGCCTTCTGTTGCTATTGCAGTAGGCGTTATCGAAGCCCTACTGGCCGCTGAGCAGGGTGTAAAGAGCATTACCGTAGGTTACGGTATGTGCGGAAATATGACACAGGATGTTGCAGCCGTTATTTCTTTAAGAGAAATTACAAAGGACTATATGAAAAAGTTCGGCTACAAGGATATGTGCATCACCACGGTTTTCCATCAATGGATGGGAGGCTTCCCTGCCGATGAGTCCAGAGCCTATGGTCTTATCTCCTTGGGAAGTACCACAGCTGCTCTTTCCGGAGCTACAAAGGTAATCGTTAAAACTCCGCATGAAGCTTTCGGTATTCCTACCAAAGAAGCAAACGCAGGAGGCATCAAGGCTACCAAAATGGTTCTAAACCTTTTGAAGGGACAGCGTTATCCCGATTCAAGAATACTCGCCCAGGAAATTGAGCTTATCAAGGCAGAAACAAAGTGTATTATGGACAGAGTCTATGAGATAGGAGGCGGTGATTTGGTTGAAGGCACTATCAAGGCCTTTGAAGCCGGAGTAATCGACATTCCCTTTGCCCCCTCCCAGTACAATGCCGGAAAGGTAATGCCTGCCAGAGACAATGACGGATGTATCCGCTATCTGATGCCGGGAAATCTGCCCTTTACAAAGGACATTCTTGACTTTAACAGGGGAAAACTTGAAGAGAGGGCCAAGGCAGATAAGAGGGAGGTTGATTTCCAAATGTCGGTTGATGATGTTTATGCCGTAAGTTCCGGTGTTCTTGTAGGAAGACCGGCTAAACGATAA
- a CDS encoding DUF1361 domain-containing protein, protein MRHYFKNIFRIKSTFALMFLSFFCIFLSVCRIFIAENYFLLFLVWNLFLAFVPWLISSTLYLSKNNNKIIFIVFMTIWLLFFPNALYIVTDFIHLKTAASTMRWYDLILLFSYSFAGLFYGFVSLDFIEAKIQKLFNIKYPQIFSIFVIYLSAFGIYLGRFLRWNSWDLVTNLSSVLSDLFLPIKNPFIHARTWAFILLLGTLFNLLYISYKSFGEKKI, encoded by the coding sequence ATGAGACATTACTTTAAAAATATATTCCGAATTAAAAGTACCTTTGCCTTGATGTTCTTGTCTTTTTTCTGTATTTTTTTATCGGTATGTAGAATTTTTATAGCAGAAAACTATTTTTTACTTTTTTTGGTCTGGAACTTATTTTTGGCCTTTGTACCATGGCTTATCTCTTCAACGCTATACCTATCAAAAAACAATAACAAAATAATTTTTATTGTTTTTATGACTATCTGGCTTCTGTTTTTTCCCAATGCTCTTTATATTGTAACAGATTTTATCCATCTAAAAACGGCAGCTTCAACAATGCGCTGGTATGATTTAATCCTGTTGTTTTCTTACAGCTTTGCAGGTCTTTTTTACGGTTTTGTAAGTTTGGATTTTATCGAAGCCAAGATTCAAAAACTTTTTAATATAAAGTATCCGCAAATTTTTTCGATTTTTGTGATATATCTTTCAGCTTTCGGCATCTATCTGGGAAGATTTTTAAGGTGGAATTCATGGGATCTTGTAACGAATTTAAGTTCCGTTCTATCAGACCTTTTTTTGCCGATAAAAAATCCCTTTATACATGCAAGAACATGGGCCTTTATTCTTTTACTGGGGACACTCTTTAACCTGCTTTATATATCGTACAAGAGCTTTGGCGAGAAAAAAATTTAA
- a CDS encoding metal ABC transporter substrate-binding protein, producing the protein MKSILKTCLFIAILSSVNLFAMGAKEIPDNGKKNVAVTFDAMKELTQAVAGDKVNISVIIPPGMEAHDFEPKAKDLAFLSKADILIYNGLGMEFWLDEAVKAVNNKKLIMVEASSGIEAIKAGHHNHDEHGEDCDCEACAGQHKHGKGHEHCHHGEFDPHTWLSLSSAKIMVKNIENALTTADPANAKSYKENASKYIAELDELLKEYIEKFSKVKNKHFVTGHAAFGYLCRDFDLKQNSVTDIFNENEPNPKELAKLVEYCREHNVRVIFTEEAASPLVSKTLATELGAKVEKIYTIESPEDNKGYLERMKTNLMRIYENLK; encoded by the coding sequence ATGAAATCTATTTTAAAAACATGTTTATTTATTGCTATCCTTTCATCGGTAAATCTCTTTGCGATGGGAGCAAAGGAAATTCCCGATAACGGCAAAAAAAATGTTGCCGTTACCTTCGATGCAATGAAAGAGTTGACTCAGGCAGTTGCAGGGGATAAGGTTAATATTTCGGTTATCATCCCGCCGGGAATGGAAGCTCACGACTTTGAACCAAAAGCTAAAGACCTTGCTTTTTTATCGAAGGCCGATATTTTAATCTATAACGGGCTGGGTATGGAGTTTTGGCTTGATGAAGCCGTAAAAGCGGTCAACAACAAAAAGCTGATTATGGTCGAGGCTAGCAGCGGAATAGAAGCAATCAAGGCGGGACATCATAACCATGATGAACATGGAGAAGACTGCGACTGCGAAGCCTGTGCCGGGCAGCACAAACACGGTAAGGGGCATGAACATTGCCATCACGGAGAATTCGATCCTCATACATGGCTCAGCCTCTCTTCTGCAAAAATTATGGTTAAAAATATTGAAAATGCTCTGACTACGGCTGACCCTGCAAATGCAAAAAGCTATAAAGAAAATGCAAGTAAATACATTGCTGAGCTTGACGAACTTTTAAAAGAATATATCGAGAAATTTTCTAAAGTAAAAAACAAGCACTTTGTAACGGGACACGCAGCCTTCGGATATCTTTGCAGAGATTTTGACTTGAAGCAAAATTCCGTAACCGATATCTTTAATGAAAACGAACCGAATCCGAAAGAACTTGCAAAACTTGTCGAATATTGCAGAGAGCACAATGTAAGGGTTATCTTTACGGAAGAAGCGGCAAGCCCCCTTGTTTCAAAAACACTTGCAACAGAGCTTGGAGCCAAGGTTGAAAAAATTTACACAATCGAAAGCCCTGAAGATAACAAAGGCTATCTTGAACGCATGAAAACAAATTTAATGCGCATATATGAAAATTTAAAATAA
- a CDS encoding methylaspartate ammonia-lyase, translated as MKIVDVICAEGKTGFYFDDQKAIKMGAGHDGFFYTGKPVTEGFTSIRQAGEAISVMFILEDGQVAYGDCAAVQYSGAGGRDPLFLAKDFIPVIEKDIKPLFVGKEITNFREMAKTFEEHKVNGKRMHTALRYGISQAILDAVAKSQHITMAEVVVKEYKTGCQIKRIPIFTQSGDDRYLNADKMIIKQAEVLPHGLFNNVEEKTGKNGEKLLEYVKWLKNRVETMRTCKNYNPIFHIDVYGTIGDFTNNDVPKMTAYLKTLESAAAPFKLRIEGPMDMGDREKQMQVLAALTKSLDDNGVKVELVADEWCNTLEDIQYFADNRAGHMIQIKTPDLGGINNTIEAILYCKEKGVGAYCGGTCNETNRSAEVIVNCSVAAGAAQQLAKPGMGVDEGYMIINNEMNRIVALANRK; from the coding sequence ATGAAAATTGTTGATGTTATTTGCGCAGAAGGCAAAACAGGTTTCTATTTTGATGACCAAAAGGCTATCAAGATGGGTGCAGGTCATGACGGATTTTTTTATACGGGGAAACCCGTAACCGAAGGCTTTACCTCAATCAGACAGGCAGGCGAAGCTATTTCCGTTATGTTTATTCTCGAAGACGGACAGGTTGCATACGGAGACTGTGCTGCAGTACAGTATTCCGGAGCCGGCGGACGTGATCCACTCTTTTTGGCAAAGGACTTTATTCCCGTAATTGAAAAGGATATAAAGCCCCTCTTTGTAGGAAAAGAAATTACAAACTTTAGGGAAATGGCTAAGACATTTGAGGAGCACAAGGTAAACGGAAAAAGAATGCACACAGCTTTACGCTACGGCATATCTCAAGCTATTCTTGATGCCGTTGCAAAGTCCCAGCACATAACGATGGCCGAAGTTGTTGTAAAAGAATACAAAACAGGCTGCCAAATAAAGAGAATTCCGATATTTACTCAGTCAGGCGATGACCGCTACTTAAATGCCGATAAAATGATTATAAAGCAGGCTGAAGTTCTCCCCCACGGTCTTTTTAACAATGTTGAAGAAAAAACCGGTAAAAACGGCGAAAAGCTTTTAGAATATGTTAAGTGGCTTAAAAACAGGGTCGAAACCATGAGAACTTGTAAAAACTACAATCCTATTTTCCATATTGACGTATACGGCACAATCGGAGACTTTACAAATAACGATGTTCCCAAGATGACAGCCTATCTTAAAACGCTGGAATCAGCAGCAGCTCCTTTTAAACTTAGAATCGAAGGTCCGATGGACATGGGCGACAGAGAAAAGCAAATGCAGGTACTTGCAGCCCTCACAAAGAGCCTTGACGATAACGGCGTAAAGGTAGAGCTTGTTGCCGATGAATGGTGCAATACCCTCGAAGACATTCAGTACTTTGCCGATAACCGTGCAGGCCACATGATTCAGATTAAAACCCCCGACCTTGGCGGAATCAACAACACGATCGAAGCTATCCTTTACTGCAAAGAAAAGGGTGTAGGCGCTTATTGCGGAGGAACTTGTAACGAAACCAACCGCTCGGCTGAGGTTATCGTAAACTGTTCCGTTGCCGCCGGAGCCGCCCAGCAGCTTGCAAAACCCGGTATGGGCGTTGACGAAGGCTACATGATCATCAATAACGAGATGAACAGAATTGTTGCCTTAGCCAATAGGAAGTAA
- a CDS encoding ABC transporter substrate-binding protein, with translation MKNFKKIFFVLAMLLAAGTMVFAGGAKEASLPSIDLTMDRAGAPITLPAKVERIVSMAPSTTEILIDLGVADKIIAADTNTQKDGLLKQNIPYFDMMKPDAEKLIALKPDVVFISGMSNAKGNTPFSPLIDAGICVVNIPSSSSIEAIYLDIAYIAAVVKQEGNGAKIIANMKKEIEAVRKKGASIAQDKKKTVYFEIGAAPYMYSLGTGTFINEMIEIIGAQNILADQQKWVSVSDEMVLAKDPDVILTNVNYIPNPIDEIMARSGWASLKAVKGKKVFGIDTNSSSRPNHNIIKALKEMAKAVYPEIYK, from the coding sequence ATGAAGAATTTTAAGAAAATTTTCTTTGTGCTGGCCATGCTTTTGGCTGCAGGCACCATGGTTTTTGCAGGAGGAGCAAAAGAAGCAAGCCTTCCCTCGATTGATTTAACGATGGATAGGGCAGGTGCTCCGATTACCTTACCTGCAAAGGTGGAAAGAATTGTTTCGATGGCTCCGTCTACTACGGAAATCCTTATTGATTTAGGTGTAGCCGACAAGATTATTGCTGCCGATACCAATACCCAAAAGGATGGGCTTTTAAAACAGAATATTCCGTATTTTGATATGATGAAGCCCGATGCAGAAAAACTGATTGCCCTAAAACCGGATGTAGTTTTTATCTCAGGGATGTCGAATGCAAAAGGTAACACTCCTTTTTCTCCCTTAATTGATGCCGGTATCTGTGTTGTCAACATTCCTTCATCTTCGAGTATCGAGGCCATTTATCTTGATATTGCATACATAGCTGCCGTCGTAAAACAGGAAGGAAACGGAGCAAAAATTATTGCAAACATGAAAAAGGAAATAGAAGCTGTACGAAAAAAGGGTGCTTCTATTGCTCAAGATAAAAAGAAAACCGTTTACTTTGAAATAGGGGCCGCACCTTATATGTACAGTTTGGGAACAGGAACCTTTATCAATGAGATGATAGAAATTATCGGAGCTCAAAATATTCTTGCCGATCAACAAAAGTGGGTATCAGTTTCCGATGAAATGGTTTTGGCTAAGGATCCTGATGTAATTTTGACCAATGTAAATTATATACCTAATCCGATTGATGAAATAATGGCCAGATCAGGCTGGGCTTCTCTTAAAGCTGTAAAGGGCAAAAAGGTTTTCGGTATTGATACAAATTCTTCTTCAAGACCTAACCATAACATTATAAAGGCCTTAAAAGAAATGGCTAAAGCCGTCTATCCCGAAATCTATAAATAA
- a CDS encoding aminoacyl-histidine dipeptidase, translating to MNPLQNTEPKEVFKWFYEISQVPRGSGNERAISDFLVKFAKDRNLEVHQDKAMNVIIKKPGTAGYEKSPTVIIQGHMDMVCEKDASSNHDFLKDPIKFVVKGEMLYADKTTLGGDDGIAVAYALTVLDSKDIPHPPLEVLITTEEETGMGGAMALTDEHLQGTRLLNIDSEEEGVFLVSCAGGSNINVFFDIKKEPAKGTFLKITVGGLLGGHSGIEINKQRANSIKLLGRILYNIKQNEKINIVEISGGSKHNAIAKDAHAVIAVENKEAVLKIVEKLAADFKGEYRAVDKLLTVTANETQNSSGQMFTKELTLNLIDFMASIPNGVQYMSMEIPGLVQTSLNNGVLEEIDGRIKFTTSVRSSVKSALDEIVDILRIQAEHCGAEFKKVSEYPAWEYSPDSPVRDAAVNVYKKLNKKEPVITAIHAGLECGLLKKTLPNVDALSFGPNLYDVHTPNEHMDIASVERVWKFLQAYLAELKN from the coding sequence ATGAACCCATTGCAGAACACTGAACCTAAGGAAGTATTTAAATGGTTTTACGAAATCTCTCAGGTACCGAGAGGTTCGGGAAACGAAAGAGCTATCAGCGATTTTCTTGTAAAATTTGCAAAAGATAGAAATCTTGAAGTACATCAAGATAAGGCTATGAATGTTATAATAAAGAAGCCCGGAACTGCCGGCTATGAAAAATCTCCTACAGTTATTATTCAGGGCCACATGGATATGGTTTGTGAGAAGGATGCTTCCTCAAACCATGATTTTTTAAAGGATCCTATTAAATTCGTTGTAAAGGGAGAAATGCTCTATGCCGATAAGACAACCCTTGGAGGAGATGACGGTATAGCAGTCGCATACGCTCTTACCGTCCTTGACTCAAAGGATATTCCCCATCCGCCACTCGAAGTTTTGATTACGACTGAAGAAGAAACGGGGATGGGCGGAGCTATGGCTCTTACCGATGAACATCTGCAAGGAACACGCCTTTTAAATATAGATTCGGAAGAAGAAGGCGTCTTTTTGGTAAGCTGCGCAGGCGGATCCAATATTAATGTTTTTTTCGATATAAAGAAAGAGCCGGCCAAGGGAACATTCTTAAAAATCACCGTCGGAGGTCTTCTCGGAGGACATTCAGGTATCGAGATAAACAAGCAGAGAGCCAACTCAATTAAACTTTTGGGAAGAATTCTGTATAACATCAAGCAAAACGAAAAAATCAATATAGTAGAAATTTCAGGCGGTTCAAAACACAATGCCATTGCAAAGGATGCCCATGCTGTTATAGCGGTTGAAAATAAGGAAGCCGTTTTGAAGATTGTCGAAAAACTTGCTGCCGATTTTAAGGGCGAATACAGAGCCGTTGACAAACTTTTAACTGTTACGGCAAATGAAACGCAGAATTCTTCAGGCCAAATGTTTACAAAAGAGCTTACCTTAAATCTAATTGATTTTATGGCAAGTATTCCCAATGGTGTTCAATATATGAGCATGGAAATTCCCGGCCTTGTTCAAACAAGTTTAAATAACGGAGTTTTGGAAGAAATCGATGGAAGAATCAAATTTACAACCTCTGTACGAAGCAGCGTAAAGAGTGCCTTGGATGAAATTGTGGATATCCTTAGAATCCAAGCCGAGCACTGCGGAGCCGAATTCAAAAAGGTTTCGGAGTATCCCGCTTGGGAGTACAGTCCCGATTCTCCTGTACGCGATGCTGCCGTCAATGTTTACAAAAAGCTTAACAAAAAAGAACCCGTTATTACGGCAATACACGCAGGGCTTGAATGCGGTCTTTTAAAGAAAACCCTTCCCAATGTCGATGCTTTAAGTTTCGGGCCCAATTTGTATGATGTTCATACTCCTAACGAACACATGGACATTGCCTCTGTAGAACGTGTATGGAAGTTCTTGCAGGCCTATTTGGCTGAATTAAAGAATTAG
- a CDS encoding FecCD family ABC transporter permease — protein MKLQFKLAGSIAACILVLILGIGIGSVFVPPQDIIKIIFSKITQKEISCIESTFVAIVWNVRLPRVLVAFLAGGSLAVSGAVMQSILKNPLASSYTMGVSSGAALGAALVILTGFTLPLIPAFTLPLAGTLAGLLTVYASVKVAALVDRNFENSTIILTGIVFSLFINGIITIIIALNRDGMARLIFWQMGSFASQNIKNFNVLLPICAAATLILTSLSHEMDLLTFGEEQAKTMGVDTKKVKWILLFLASALTGTVISFVGIIGFIDLISPHIVRKLVGARHKIVIPLSFCIGGTAMVLCDMTARTILSPQELPVGAITALAGAPFFCYVYFKGRRRA, from the coding sequence ATGAAACTTCAATTCAAGCTTGCAGGCTCGATTGCTGCCTGCATCCTTGTTCTAATCTTGGGGATAGGAATAGGTTCTGTCTTTGTTCCGCCCCAAGATATTATCAAAATCATATTTTCAAAAATAACTCAAAAAGAAATTTCATGTATTGAATCGACCTTTGTTGCAATAGTTTGGAATGTGAGACTGCCTAGGGTTCTGGTCGCTTTTTTGGCAGGCGGTTCCCTTGCCGTAAGCGGGGCCGTAATGCAAAGCATCTTAAAGAACCCTCTGGCTTCTTCTTATACAATGGGTGTTTCATCCGGCGCCGCCTTAGGAGCGGCTCTGGTAATTTTAACAGGATTCACTCTTCCTTTAATACCCGCTTTTACTCTTCCTCTTGCAGGAACTCTTGCAGGTCTTCTTACAGTTTATGCCTCGGTTAAAGTTGCGGCCTTGGTTGATAGGAATTTTGAAAACTCGACGATTATTTTAACAGGTATAGTTTTTTCTCTTTTTATAAACGGAATTATAACCATCATAATCGCCCTTAACAGGGACGGAATGGCCCGCCTGATATTTTGGCAGATGGGAAGCTTTGCAAGTCAAAATATAAAAAACTTTAACGTGTTATTGCCTATCTGTGCTGCCGCAACCTTGATTCTTACAAGTCTTTCACACGAGATGGATTTGCTTACCTTCGGCGAGGAGCAGGCTAAGACTATGGGAGTAGATACAAAAAAAGTTAAATGGATTCTTTTGTTTTTAGCCTCAGCCCTTACGGGAACAGTAATTTCATTTGTAGGCATAATCGGTTTTATCGATTTGATTTCTCCTCATATTGTGCGTAAGCTCGTTGGTGCAAGACATAAGATAGTGATCCCCTTGTCCTTTTGTATAGGAGGCACTGCGATGGTTCTATGCGATATGACGGCAAGAACTATTTTATCCCCCCAAGAGCTTCCGGTGGGTGCAATCACTGCCCTCGCAGGTGCCCCGTTTTTTTGCTATGTCTATTTTAAGGGACGGAGGAGGGCTTAA
- a CDS encoding acyl-CoA thioesterase: protein MTHTFYVEVRSYELDAYNHVNNSVYLNYLEHARMQFLKKIGFDYVGMIEEGYMLYVSHIDIKYKHSAKLYDKLAIEVTHIDLGKVSGTFLQVIKNEEGKVCAEAKVTWACVDSTGRPVKIPEKYLVPGLEPELQP from the coding sequence GTGACGCATACGTTCTATGTAGAAGTTCGAAGCTACGAGCTTGACGCTTATAATCATGTAAACAACTCGGTTTACCTAAACTATCTGGAACATGCCAGAATGCAGTTTTTAAAAAAAATAGGTTTTGATTATGTAGGGATGATTGAAGAAGGCTACATGCTCTATGTATCCCACATAGATATTAAATACAAGCACTCTGCCAAACTTTACGATAAACTGGCCATTGAGGTTACTCACATCGATTTGGGTAAGGTTTCCGGAACCTTTTTGCAGGTTATAAAAAATGAAGAAGGTAAAGTCTGTGCAGAGGCAAAGGTAACGTGGGCCTGTGTGGACAGCACCGGACGTCCCGTTAAAATACCCGAAAAATACTTGGTCCCGGGGCTGGAGCCCGAGCTTCAGCCATAA
- a CDS encoding ABC transporter ATP-binding protein: protein MDYPLINVKSVYAGYSKTPVLKDISFSVLKGDSLCVLGPNGCGKTTLLKTLAGLIGYSGEILLNGQNLKNIKRKDIAKKIAVLSQVSSIYFSYSVYDTVMMGRYAHREGSSFLSVSKKDRAYVEKCLRAVDIWNLREKKIDELSGGQLQRVYLARTLAQEPELILLDEPTNHLDLKAQTELILFLKEICKKEAKAVIGVFHDINLALQFADKLIFLKDGIIQASGKKDKVLNREILQSVYGMDVAEWMKDSFNLWLRAF, encoded by the coding sequence ATGGACTATCCTTTAATAAATGTAAAATCGGTTTATGCCGGATATTCAAAGACTCCCGTTTTAAAAGATATTTCCTTTTCGGTTTTAAAAGGAGACAGCCTTTGTGTTTTGGGCCCTAACGGCTGCGGAAAAACGACCCTCTTAAAAACTCTTGCCGGTCTTATCGGCTATTCGGGTGAAATTCTTTTAAACGGTCAAAACTTAAAAAATATCAAACGCAAGGATATAGCAAAAAAAATAGCCGTTTTAAGTCAAGTTTCTTCCATATATTTTTCATATTCCGTCTATGATACCGTTATGATGGGAAGATATGCCCATAGAGAAGGCAGCTCTTTTCTTTCAGTCTCAAAAAAAGACAGGGCCTATGTAGAAAAATGTTTAAGGGCTGTAGACATTTGGAATTTGCGAGAGAAGAAAATAGATGAACTTTCAGGCGGTCAGCTTCAGCGTGTTTATCTGGCCCGCACTCTTGCCCAAGAACCCGAACTTATCTTACTGGATGAACCTACAAATCATCTGGATTTAAAGGCTCAAACCGAGCTTATTCTTTTTTTAAAAGAGATTTGTAAAAAAGAAGCTAAAGCCGTCATCGGAGTCTTCCACGATATAAACCTAGCCCTTCAATTTGCAGATAAACTTATTTTTTTAAAAGACGGGATAATACAAGCCTCAGGAAAAAAAGATAAGGTTTTAAATAGAGAGATTTTACAATCCGTTTACGGGATGGATGTAGCCGAATGGATGAAAGATTCTTTTAATTTATGGCTTAGAGCTTTTTAG